In Paraburkholderia youngii, the genomic stretch TGTTTCTCGGCAGTTGGCGGGAATCGGAGAATTTCATTCTCGAAGTGGATAGCGTGCCGATGGGCGTGCTGCGTATCACCGAGGAGGGTGATTCGCTGCATATCCGCGACGTGCAGATTGCCGAAGGATATCGGCGGCTTGGCGCCGGTACGTTTCTTCTCGACATCTCGCATCAATGGGCGCGCGAGCGGGGGCTGCGCGAGTTGCAGTTGCGCGTGTTCGTCGATAATCCGGCTGCGCGGCTCTATCAGCGCAAGGGCTATAAGCTCGCCGGGCCGCGGCTCGCGCAGCTAGGCGCAATCCGTCATCTGGCGCGGCGGGTTTGAGGCCAGGTCTGCGTGGTTCGCCGACTCGCACCGCCACGCATCGACGTTCACCGCTCGGCAACATCAGCCGAACCGGCTTGATCCTGTGCCGTTTCATCATCCGCTTGCGCATCATCATGCTCGCCGTTGCTTGCGCGATGCTCGGCGCCTCGGTCGATAAACGCGCGTGGACTCGCGCCGAACGCGCGCCGGAACATCGCGGAGAAGGCGCTTTGGCTCTGATAGCCCAGTTCCTGCGCGACATGCGACAGCGGCCGTCCCTGGCTCAACAAGGGAATGGCGCGCGCGAGGATCGCCTGCTGACGCCACTGCGAAAAACTCACCCCCAGCTCCTGACGAAACAGCCGCGCGATCGTCCGCGTGCTCGCGCCGACCGTCGACGCCCACTGTTCGAGCGGCTCGCCATGCATCGGGTCGGCGATCACGGCCTCGCACAGCGCGCGCAGGCGCTTTTCGCTGGGCATCGGCACGGACAGCGGCAACGGCTCGGAGCGCGTCAGTTCATCGAGGGCGAGCGCGCCGAGCAGTTGCTCGCGTGCGGCGGACAGGCCAGGCGTATCGAGCGCGGCAATCACCTCGCGCAACAGGTTCGATACTTCGACGACGCGCGGCGTATCGAGCCCGGCCGGCACCGTACTCTCGGTGATGTACAGCGTGCGCAGGAACGCATCCTCGACGGCGACCACTTCGTGCGTGACATGCGGCGGCAACCAGATCGCGCGCGATGGCGGCACCATCCACGTCGTGCCCGTTGTCGCGACGCGCAGCACGCCGCGCGACGCATACGCGACCTGCGCCCATGCATGCGTATGACGCGCGATATGCCAGCCCGCCGGCATCGGCCGCGAGCGCACGCGGATCGGATGCGTGTCGTTCGGCGCAAACTCGGGCGGTATGTCGGCGAAACGCACGCGGCTCAACGGGTTGGACTCGGCGGACGAGGGCATGGCAAGGTCGGTTCGGATAACGGAGCCGGCAACGGCGAAGCGCGGTCGAGGCCATTCACCGGCGCGGGTTCCAAGCATTGTAGATCGTGCCTGGTTGCTGATGCCGTCGGGCCACCGTTGCATAATGTCCCGATGGCCCCCGAGCCACCAATCTCACCTCTGACCACGGAGACTCAACGACGATGCAGACCGTCTTTGTCTATGGCACGCTGCGTGCCGGTGAAACCAACGACATCAGCGAAGCCGCCGCGCGCAACGACCTCCCCGCGCCAAGCCTGCTCGGCAGCACCACGGTGCGCGGCCATCTGTTCGATTTTGGCGACTATCCGGGTCTCGTCGTCGACGAAGCGGGCGTCGACGTGGTCGGCGACGTCTATGAAATCGACGATGCGCTCGTCGCGGTGCTCGACGAAATCGAAGCCGTATATCCGGGTGTCGACGAGCGTTTTCTGGCCCGCGAGGTGATGGTCAAAGTAGACGGAAACGTCGTGAACTGCCGCTTCTATCCGGTTGTGCCGAACGCGGTAAAAGGGCTGCCCGAAATCCGTTCGGGAGACTGGGTCAAACATCGGCGCACGCGCTGAGCCGGTGCGCGCAAGCGGCCAATAGAGCAGCGCGCCACGTATGTCCGCGGCGCGCCGTCATTCAAGCTGATGCGATCGCCTGGCTCGAGCAGGCACGAGGCGCCCGAGCCCGCGTCATCGACACCATCAAATCTCTTCGTAAAGCGGCAGCGTCAGAAAATCGGTGAACTGCTCCGCGGTCGACATCTGCTCGAAGATCTGCGCGGCGCGCTCATACGGCTTCGTATCTCCGCCCACCGTCTGTTTGACCTTGTCGAGTTCCTGCCCCGCGAGCGCGCGCACCAGTTCGACCGTCACCTTGCGGCCGTCATCGAGCTTGCCCTTCGGCGAGCGGATCCACTGCCACACCTGCGAGCGCGAAATCTCGGCGGTGGCCGCGTCTTCCATCAGGTTGTGAATCGGCACGCAGCCATTGCCCGCGAGCCACGAACCGAGGTAGTGGATGCCGACGTTGATGTTGTTGCGCAAGCCCGCTTCGGTGATCGGCGTTTCCGGGCGGAAGTCGAGCAGATCGGTCGCGGTCACGAGCACGTCGACGCGCTGCTTGTCGATCTGGTTCGGCCGGTCGCCGAGCACCTTGACGAACTCTTCCATCGCGACCGGCACGAGACCCGGATGCGCGACCCAGCCGCCGTCGTAGCCATCGCCGGCGTCGCGCGCCTTGTCCGAGCGCACGCCGGCCATCGCCTTGTCGTTCGCGGCCGCATCGTTCTTGATCGGAATCAGCGCGCTCATGCCGCCGATCGCCGGCGCGTTGCGGCGATGGCAGGTCTTCAGCAACAGCAGCGCATACGCCCGCATGAACGGCGAGGTCATCGTGATCTGCGAGCGATCGGCGAGGCAGAAGTCGCGGTC encodes the following:
- a CDS encoding AraC family transcriptional regulator gives rise to the protein MPSSAESNPLSRVRFADIPPEFAPNDTHPIRVRSRPMPAGWHIARHTHAWAQVAYASRGVLRVATTGTTWMVPPSRAIWLPPHVTHEVVAVEDAFLRTLYITESTVPAGLDTPRVVEVSNLLREVIAALDTPGLSAAREQLLGALALDELTRSEPLPLSVPMPSEKRLRALCEAVIADPMHGEPLEQWASTVGASTRTIARLFRQELGVSFSQWRQQAILARAIPLLSQGRPLSHVAQELGYQSQSAFSAMFRRAFGASPRAFIDRGAEHRASNGEHDDAQADDETAQDQAGSADVAER
- a CDS encoding GNAT family N-acetyltransferase — protein: MFDPTEAPSPFHLRTASMDDFEFAEALTRNNMGGYYRRHHLVWRSDLFLGSWRESENFILEVDSVPMGVLRITEEGDSLHIRDVQIAEGYRRLGAGTFLLDISHQWARERGLRELQLRVFVDNPAARLYQRKGYKLAGPRLAQLGAIRHLARRV
- a CDS encoding gamma-glutamylcyclotransferase family protein → MQTVFVYGTLRAGETNDISEAAARNDLPAPSLLGSTTVRGHLFDFGDYPGLVVDEAGVDVVGDVYEIDDALVAVLDEIEAVYPGVDERFLAREVMVKVDGNVVNCRFYPVVPNAVKGLPEIRSGDWVKHRRTR